The proteins below are encoded in one region of Chrysemys picta bellii isolate R12L10 chromosome 4, ASM1138683v2, whole genome shotgun sequence:
- the MYL11 gene encoding myosin regulatory light chain 11, with the protein MAPKKAKRKAAEGSSNVFSMFDQTQIQEFKEAFTVIDQNRDGIIDKEDLRDTFAAMGRLNVKNEELDAMIKEASGPINFTVFLTMFGEKLKGADPEDVIMGAFKVLDSEAKGTIKKQFLEELLTTQCDRFTPEEIKNMWSAFPPDVAGNVDYKNICYVITHGEDKEGE; encoded by the exons ATG gcaCCCAAGAAGGCGAAGAGGAAGGCAGCCGAAGGCAGCTCCAATGTCTTCTCTATGTTTGACCAAACCCAAATCCAGGAGTTCAaagag GCCTTCACCGTCATTGACCAGAACAGAGATGGCATCATCGACAAGGAAGACCTGAGAGACACATTCGCTGCCATGG GGCGCCTGAACGTGAAGAACGAGGAGCTGGACGCCATGATTAAGGAAGCCAGCGGCCCCATCAACTTCACCGTCTTCCTCACCATGTTTGGGGAGAAGCTCAAGG gTGCTGACCCCGAGGACGTGATCATGGGGGCGTTCAAGGTGCTGGACAGCGAGGCCAAAGGCACCATCAAGAAGCAGTT CCTGGAAGAACTTCTGACCACCCAGTGCGACAGATTCACCCCGGAAGAG atcaaGAACATGTGGTCAGCTTTTCCTCCAGATGTGGCTGGCAATGTGGACTACAAGAACATCTGCTACGTCATTACACACGGTGAAGACAAAGAAGGGGAGTAA
- the LOC101937052 gene encoding nicotinate-nucleotide pyrophosphorylase [carboxylating] — MTKDIVEWVERCVKCQKGRKAVTLHSPVESKMDTPVESKKTPALPGQSHLLASPSHPPAPSTPGRVSCSSSLSSCPWFPDSTEWQLQTDAMTSRLDLSHLLPPPRLRQLVRDWLQEDAPAFDPAGCAVGEGPERAVLLCKSPGVLAGCPFFDAVFTELGCTVEWFQPEGAWLEPVARVAEVRGKARHLLLGERTALNCLGRCSGVATAAGRACRLAREAGWHGQVAGTRKTTPGFRLAEKYALLVGGASGHRYDLGSLVMLKDNHIWAAGGIAQAIQEAQRVAGFHLKLEVECRSLEEALEAAGAGSDIVMLDNFSPEDLHPAASALKAAHPRVMVEASGGISEENISQFFGPCIDVLSLGCLTQSARAVDFSLKICRETPVQRDFAF, encoded by the exons ATGACGAAGGACATCGTCGAGTGG GTGGAGCGATGTGTGAAGTGCCAGAAGGGGAGAAAGGCCGTAACGCTGCACTCCCCCGTGGAGAGCAAAATGGACACTCCTGTGGAGAGCAAAAAG ACCCCCGCCCTGCCTGGCCAGTCCCACCTCctggccagcccctcccacccccctgctccttccacACCCGGACGTGTgtcctgctccagctctctgtcCAGCTGCCCCTGGTTCCCGGACTCCACCGAGTGGCAGTTGCAG ACCGACGCCATGACCTCCCGCCTGGATCTCTCccacctcctcccgcccccccgctTGCGCCAGCTGGTCCGGGACTGGCTCCAAGAGGATGCCCCGGCCTTCGACCCCGCCGGCTGCGCAGTAGGGGAAGGCCCGGAGCGCGCTGTCCTCCTCTGCAAGTCTCCTGGGGTGTTGGCTGGCTGCCCCTTCTTTGATGCCGTCTTTACCGAGCTGGGCTGCACCGTGGAGTGGTTCCAGCCCGAGGGGGCCTGGCTGGAGCCCGTGGCCCGCGTGGCCGAAGTCCGCGGCAAAGCCCGCCACCTCTTGCTCGGGGAGAGGACTGCCCTGAATTGCCTGGGACGGTGCAGCGGGGTGGCTACGGCCGCGGGACGGGCCTGCCGGCTGGCGCGGGAGGCCGGCTGGCACGGGCAAGTGGCTGGGACGAGGAAGACCACGCCGGGTTTCCGGCTGGCCGAGAAGTACGCCCTGCTGGTGGGGGGAGCTTCGGGCCACCGCTACGACTTGGGCAGTCTCGTCATGCTGAAGGATAACCACATCTGGGCGGCTGGAGGAATTGCCCAG GCCATCCAGGAAGCCCAGCGGGTGGCTGGCTTTCATCTGAAGCTGGAGGTGGAGTGTCGTTCGCTGGAAGAGGCCCTGGAAGCCGCAGGGGCCGGATCTGACATCGTCATGCTAGATAACTTCTCCCCGGAG GATTTGCATCCTGCCGCCAGCGCGCTGAAAGCCGCCCATCCCCGGGTGATGGTGGAAGCCAGCGGGGGGATCTCGGAGGAGAATATCTCCCAATTCTTCGGCCCGTGTATAGACGTTCTTTCTCTGGGATGCCTCACCCAATCGGCCCGAGCCGTGGATTTTTCCCTCAAAATCTGTCGGGAGACGCCAGTCCAGAGAGATTTTGCCTTCTAA